The genomic DNA GAAGGAGATCTCGTAGTAGTTCACGGAATCCGTCCCCACCCAGTAGAAGGCCTCGAGGTCCTCCTGCGCAGGATCGAGCTCGAAGACCGATTCGTCGTCGGGGGCCGGGGCGTAGGGAAGCCTCCAGAAGAAGTTCATCTCGTCGTAGTTCAGGTAGTTCTCGCCGTTGCGCCCCGGGATCTCACGGAAAGCGCGGAACCCGAAGCCCCGATCGAGGGTGTAGGTGAGCTGCAAGGACTGCTCGAGCTCGTCCTGGTTGTTGCGCCGCACGACTTCGATCGGTGGCACGTAGGTGCCCGCGTTGTCCTTGTTGTTCAGCACGCCCAGCCGGAAGTCCTGCTGACCTCGTTCGGCCGGCTCGACGATGTCGCCGTAGGGACCGCGGACCTGATCCCCGATCCAGCGGTTGCCCAGGAAACGCATGTCGGCGAAGCGGAAGCGACGGGTGTTGGGCTCGTCGGCCTCGGCATCGGGCTCGTACCAGATGCGCAACGTGCGCACGCGCGACAGATCGGGCTGACGTCCGAAGTAGGGTGTCGTGTCGCCCTCGTCCTCCTGGCCCCGGATCAGGGTGATCGCCTCGCGCAGGTCGAGACGGTAGCGACGCCAGGTCCGACGGTCCTCGAGTGCGTCCTCGATGAAGCCGGTCAGGCCGGGCAAGGGCTGGAACTGGTTGTCGGTGAAGTCGCGGTAGATGTCGACGATCGCATTCGAGGGATCGTCGAGGTCGACACTCACCCGGAAGAAGCCGTCCTCCAGATTGAAACTACCGTCGCGATCGATGTCCTCGGTGTCGAGGCGCTGGTTGCCCTCGGTTCCGTTGACGAAGACGAATTCGCCGCGCTCGGCCCGTGCAGCGTCGTCGTCGCCGAGCTTGAAGTTGTCGCCCGCGGGATCCCCGCGCTGGGACGGACGACCCTCGACCGGACGCAGCTCGGCCGACTCCTCGGAATCGAGCAGGCCGTCGAGTCCGCGATCCTCGGTCTGGCCGTCGTCGGCCACGATCCCCAGCACCCCGTCGTTGTCCTCGTCCTCCCGGTCCTCCACGCCCAGCAGGAACGAACCGTCCTGACCCCTGCCCCAGAAGAAGTCCTCGTTGATGTACCCGAAATCGAAGTGCAGGGTCCCCGAGCGCGACGACTGGAAGGCCTCGAGTGCGCTGCCGAAGCCCGGCGGATTCGTTTCGCGGCCTTCGAAGATCTGGGCGTCGCCGGCTTCGACCCAGAACTCCAGGAACTGGGCCTGCGTGAGATCGATCTCGCCGAGCGAGCGCATGATCCCGGCGTACTCGCCCTCCTGCCAGCCGCCGACCTCGTCGGGGTCGGTGGTCGTGCTGGAATCGGCGCGGACGATCATCTCCAGCGTCGGCAGCAGATCGTTCTGCTCGAGCTCGGTCAGCGTGGGGTTGATCTGACCCTGGACCAGGCTTCCTCCGGATGCCGGACGGTGCCATCCCGCGTAGGCGCGATCCTCGGGTCCGAAGGCCTGCCGCGCCATCTCGTTGCCGGGGTCCTCGCGCAGATCGGGCCCGCGCACGGGCAGGCTCGCCCACCACCAACCCTCGCGGTTCAACGAGATCTGCACCGTCTGATCGACCTGCTCGAAGTCCTCGAGGTAGGCAATGTCACGCGTGTTCGGATTCGGAACGCTGATCGCGACCTCGGCGTTGAGGTCGAAGCTCGGGGTCCGGTCGACGTCCTGACGACTGATCATGTCGGCGACGTCGCGCAACCACTCGGGCTCGATGCGCGTCTTGGTGTTCAGGTTGCCCACGAGGTTGCGCTTCGGCTCCTCGCCCAGGCGGACCTTGGTCTGCGCGTTCGGGCGCGTCTGGTAGAGCCAGGTCGTGCTGAGCTGGGAACGACGGCCGAAGTCGATCCCGAGGTTCAGACCGCTCAGGCTGGTGCGCCCTCCCCCGAACAGGGGGTTCTGTTCGTAGCGCACCTGGATGTTGCTCTGGGCGTTCAGCTCGGCCAGGGCGTCGCCCTTCAGGTTCACCTCGCCGCTGAAGTAGTCGATGTCGTAGTCGGTCCCGCGGGTCAACACCCGTCCGTTCAGGATGACCTCTTCGCTCCCCTCGCGGATGTTGAAGGCGTTCAACCGAAGATTGCTGCTCACACCCGACTGCCGCACCACGATGTTGAAGCGGTGCAGGTCGATGCGCTCCTGGGGCGTGTTCACGACCGTGCGATACAGCCCCGGCACGCGCAGGTCGTCGTCGAGCCCGTCGACCCCGCCGTTCGTGAAGTCCTGCACGACCTCGTCGGGCATGTCGAAGGGCCGCGAGAAGGGGAACTGCAGGATGCCGCGCGACAGGTTGAACAGGCCGGTGTCGTTGATGTCGACCTGTTCGTCGGGCTGGTTCTGGCCCGAGGCGTTGCGGCGGTCGAGTCCGAAGACCTGGATCCAGCGTGTGCCCGTGGTGGGATCGCGTTCCGGGAATTCCAGCGAGTTGTCGTCGCGTTCGATCTGCAGCTCGAAGGTCTGGGGATCGATGTCCCGGCCGCGCAGGTCGTAGAAGTTGCGGAACTCGTATTCCCAGGTGAGGGCGAGGGAAGTGAAGCTCCCGTCGTCACGGACCGGATCGTCGGGGGTGCGCGGTTTCAGCAGTTTGAAGAAGTGGACGCTCGGCACGTCGGCCGTGGTCTCGTTGATCAGGTCGCCGAGATCGTTGGCGTCGCCGTCGAGATTCAGATTGGGTAGCTGCCCGGCCGTGGGATCGTTGATCGACCGGCCCACCCGGCGCACCAGCGATCCGTTCTCGTCGACGATGTCGTAGGAGACGGCCAGGACCTCGTTGTCGGTGTAGGCGCGGGCCATCTCGATCCCGATCACCTGTTCGGTCCCGAGCTGGGTCAGGGGGAACCAGTCGCCCCGTCCGCCGAGGTCGCCCGCATCCCCTCGCACCAGACGCCGCCAACGGGTTCCCGTCTGCAGCCGTCCGGTGCGGCCGTAGGTCTCGATGACGTAGGCGGCCAGCTCCTCGTCGGTCGCCTGTGGGTCCAGGCCGGGCGGGCCGACCCCGGTGCCGGCGCCGAAGCCCTCCCACCCCAGACCGGAGTCGTCGAGCACGGCGATCCCGTGGTCGACCGTGTTCTCGTCCGAGGCTCCGCTGCGGGCCAGTGTGTAGACGTCGATCGACTCGGGATCGATCCGCCAGCGGGCGTCGGGGATCCCGAACTGCTGCAGGTCGGCCCCGCTGCCGTCCAGCGGGAAGTCGGGCCGGTCGGGGAAGTAGAGCGGGAAGGGGGCGGTCAGTCGGAAGAACCGGCCACGGGAGTAGTCGACGTCGCTGATGACGATCTCTTCCTCTTCGCGGCTGCCACCGGACTGGCTGAAGGTCCGGCTCTCCTGCGTCGCCTCCTCCTTGCTCGTGAGCACGGTGTAATCGACCGGCCCCACGGCCCCCGTGAGCTTCAGGCCGAACAGGCCACCGCGGCTCGCCCCCACGCCGAGCAGTCCCGAGCCCGGCAGCGTGACGTCGATGTTCCCCGCGCGGATCGTCTGGATGATGTCGTCCTCGTCGCCCTCGAAACTCAGCCGGATCTCCGTGGACTCCGAACCGACGCGCTGGCTGTCGTGACTCACGCGGACCTTGATCTTCTCGCCCACCTGACCGTCGAGATTCACTCGCAGTGACTGCTCCAACTCCAACTGGGGAAACAAGCTCTGGCTCTGTTGGATCTCGTTCCCGATGAAGTCGTCGCGCACGGTCGACTGCCCGCCGATCCGGATGCGTTCGGTCCCCGAGATCCGGATGCTGGTGGCCTCGCCCTTGCCGATGATCCGCTCGATCGTGCGCGGAATGTTGAGGGGCAGCGTGAAGTTCAGCAGTTCCCCCTGGGATTCCCCGGCGGCCGCGCGGTTGCGCACCTGCTCGCTCCACTGGTCCTGTAGCGCCCGGCTGGCGGCCACACGCAGATGGGCGTCGAACCGATCCACGTCGACGTCGAGATCGGAGCGCGAGAAGTCCCGCTGCGACCGGAAGGCGACGCCGACGGCGTTGGTGTCGACCACGGCGCTGAACAGGGCCCTCTCGGGGATCTCGACCCGGGCGGCGATCTCCTGGTCGAAATCGTAGATCCACTCGGTCCGGGTCCTCTCCGCGTCGAAGGGGTCCCACTCGTTGCGTTCGGCCGAGCGCGCCAGGAACAGGGTCGCCAGCGAGGGCGTTGCACCGCCGGGCCGGACACCGAGACGCCGCCAGTGCTCCCGCAGGACGGCCTGCCGCGCCGTGAGCAGATCGGCGTCCTCGACGTTGCGGACGATCAGATCGAAGAGGAGGCGATCCTGTGGAAGCAGAGGGCGCCGCAGTGGGGCCCCGTCGGCGGGCTCGACGGTGGATGCGAGGAAGGCGAGCGCGACCGCGAGGAACGCCGCGGCGATCCCCGTCGGCAGCGTCGGGATGCCGCCCTGGCGCCCGGACCGACCGGGCGAATGTCCCCGTCTGGAGACGGCCACCGACCCCTCCCGTGGTCGAACCCCACCCTTTCCGGGTGGGCCGACGACCGACCGGAGCGCGGGTGGATGGTCTCTACCTGGCGGCGGGGCGCCTGCTTGTGCACCGGACCGGCCGCCCCTATGCTGCGCGAGCCGTCGAAGGAACGAACGACGTGCCTGCCCCGCCAACTGCGCGAAACGAGCCATGAAGCTCATCGATCGTCATCTGCTGGCCACGTTCGTCCCGCCGTTCCTCTTCGGGCTGTCGATCACGACCTTCCTGCTGATGATCAACGTCCTCCAGGTGTACATCAATCTGTTCCTGGAGAAGGGCATCTCGATCGTGACGGCGAGCGAGGTCCTCGTTCTCAGCCTGGGGCACACGATTGCATTGACCGTGCCCATGGCGACGCTCATCGGCGTGCTGATGGCCGTGGGGCACCTGGCGGGCGACCACGAGGTGACCGCCCTGAAGGCCTGCGGGGTGGGTCTGTACCGTCTCGCGCGGCCGCTGCTGGTCACCGGCGTGGTCCTGACCGCGGGCATGATCGCCTACAACCACTACGTGCTGCCCGACGGCAATCACCGGCTGCGCAACACCCTGTTCGAGATCCAGCAGATGCGGCCGACGCTCGAGATCCGGCCGAACACCTTCGCCGAGATCAGCGATCGCTACACCATCTTCGTGCGCTTCAAGGACGATCAGACCGGCGAGCTGCAGGACGTGGTGCTGTACCAGCGGGAGGGCCGCGGAGACCTCGCACCCGACGTGGTCGTCGCCGACCACGGTCGCCTGAAGACCCTGGGTCCCTCGCGCATCCGACTGGAACTCTTCGACGGCGAGATCCACCGCGTGCCCGATCCCGAGAATCCCTCCACCTACAATCGCACACGCTTCACGCGGCAGACCTTCATGCTGGTCCTCGAACGCGAAGAGACCCGTGTCCGCCGGGGCAACCGTCGCGGCGACCGCGAGATGGACCTGAACATGCTCGCCGCCGCCATCGCCGAGCAGGAGTCGCTCGCGGTGCAGAAGTCGGAGTCGGCGCAGAAACACCTGCGCGACGTGATCGACAAGGCCTACCTGGAGCGCGATCCGGACACCGCCCCCGAGCTCGGGGCCACCCGCACCGCGCTGGACGAATACACCCAGTGGCAGAGCCTGACCTCGTCGCGACAGCGCTCGCTGTCGCTGAACGCACAGACCCGCCAGGATCATCGGACCCGGGCCGGCAAGTACGCGGTCGAGTGGCACAAGAAGTTCTCCATACCCGTGGCTTGCGTCGTCTTCGTGGTCCTGGGCATTCCCCTGGCGGTGGTGAGCGCGCGCGGCGGGCGCGGCGTGTCGGTGGGACTGAGCCTGCTCGGGTTCATCGTCTACTACGTCTTCCTGTCCACCGGCGAGAAGATGGCCGATCGCGGGCGGGTGGACGCCTGGATCGCCATGTGGAGTCCGAACCTCGTCCTGGGCGTCGTGGGCGTCTTCCTGCTGCACCGCGCGGTGCAGGAGAACCCCACGGTGGAACTGCGGTGGCCGTCGTGGCTGCCGTCGCTGCGGAAGCGGTCGTCATGACGCTGATCGACCGGTACGTCCTGAGCACCTTCGTCCGCGTCTTCCTGTGGTCGGTCCTGGCCTTCCTGGCCGTGTTCATCCTCATGGACCTGATCGACCACATCGACGACTTCGTCGACGACGAAGCCACCCTGCTCGAGATCGGGCGCTACTACTTCTTCCGACTGCCCTACCTGATCGATTTCGTCACCCCGATCAGCATGCTGATGGCGTCGATGTTCACGGTGGGCATCCTGAGCAAGAATCGCGAGTACGCGTCGATGCTCGCCGCCGGGGTGAGCCTGCTCCGCCTGAGCCGCACGCTGCTGGTGCTGGGCGTGCTGGTGACGATCGCGGCGATCGGCTGGCGCGAGTACGTGGTCGCAGCCGCGAACCACCGGCACTACGACGTGCGCGACTACGAGATCGAGGAGAAGGAGCGCCACAACCTCAAGGGCCGCAGTGACTTCACCCATGTCGACGCATGGGGGCGCGTGTACGTCGTCCACCGCTTCCGGACACGTCCCCCCACGCTGGACCGGCTCTCGGTGCAGACCTTCACCGATTCCACGCTGGTCGAGCGGATCGACGCCCGGCGGGCCCTCTGGCAGGAGAACCACTGGGAGCTGCGCGACGGTTCGATCCGCCGCTTCGCCCCCGACGGCACCGAGTCGATCGAGCGATTCACCTCGCGCCGGCTCGAGGGGCCGGTCGAGAAACCCAGCGAGCTGTCGCGGCGCCGGATCAAGCACGAGGAAATGAACTGGAGGCAGTTGCGGGACTTCGCGAACTGGGTCGATCGCACGGGCGGGGATTCCACGCAGTATCGGGCCGAGATGGCCCACAAGATCAGCTTTCCCGTGATCAACCTGCTCGTCGTGATCCTGGGCCTCGCCATCGGAGCCGCGAGGCGCCGGACCAATCTCTGGGCCGGTTTCGGCCTGACTGTCGCCCTGGCCTTCGGCTACTACCTGATGATGGACTTCGGCCTCGAGCTCGGCCGGGGCGGGAAGGTGC from Candidatus Krumholzibacteriia bacterium includes the following:
- a CDS encoding LptF/LptG family permease, with amino-acid sequence MTLIDRYVLSTFVRVFLWSVLAFLAVFILMDLIDHIDDFVDDEATLLEIGRYYFFRLPYLIDFVTPISMLMASMFTVGILSKNREYASMLAAGVSLLRLSRTLLVLGVLVTIAAIGWREYVVAAANHRHYDVRDYEIEEKERHNLKGRSDFTHVDAWGRVYVVHRFRTRPPTLDRLSVQTFTDSTLVERIDARRALWQENHWELRDGSIRRFAPDGTESIERFTSRRLEGPVEKPSELSRRRIKHEEMNWRQLRDFANWVDRTGGDSTQYRAEMAHKISFPVINLLVVILGLAIGAARRRTNLWAGFGLTVALAFGYYLMMDFGLELGRGGKVPIWASAWTGNIVYAVTGTWLFVRANR
- a CDS encoding LptF/LptG family permease; its protein translation is MKLIDRHLLATFVPPFLFGLSITTFLLMINVLQVYINLFLEKGISIVTASEVLVLSLGHTIALTVPMATLIGVLMAVGHLAGDHEVTALKACGVGLYRLARPLLVTGVVLTAGMIAYNHYVLPDGNHRLRNTLFEIQQMRPTLEIRPNTFAEISDRYTIFVRFKDDQTGELQDVVLYQREGRGDLAPDVVVADHGRLKTLGPSRIRLELFDGEIHRVPDPENPSTYNRTRFTRQTFMLVLEREETRVRRGNRRGDREMDLNMLAAAIAEQESLAVQKSESAQKHLRDVIDKAYLERDPDTAPELGATRTALDEYTQWQSLTSSRQRSLSLNAQTRQDHRTRAGKYAVEWHKKFSIPVACVVFVVLGIPLAVVSARGGRGVSVGLSLLGFIVYYVFLSTGEKMADRGRVDAWIAMWSPNLVLGVVGVFLLHRAVQENPTVELRWPSWLPSLRKRSS